The following proteins come from a genomic window of Emys orbicularis isolate rEmyOrb1 chromosome 9, rEmyOrb1.hap1, whole genome shotgun sequence:
- the FBXO45 gene encoding F-box/SPRY domain-containing protein 1, whose product MAAGGGGGAVGGAGWRLPGRVLELVFSYLELWELRSCALVCRLWHHVLHGDENSEVWRSLAARSLAEEALRTDILCNVPTYKGKVRAFQHAFSTNDCSRNVYIKKNGFTLHRNPIAQSTDGARTKIGFSEGRHAWEVWWEGPLGTVAVIGIATKRAPMQCQGYVALLGSDDQSWGWNLVDNNLLHNGEVNGSFPQCNNAPKYQIGERIRVILDMEDKTLAFERGYEFLGVAFRGLPKACLYPAVSAVYGNTEVTLVYLGKPLDG is encoded by the exons ATGGCGGCGGGCGGAGGcgggggggcggtggggggcgcggGCTGGCGGCTGCCCGGGCGGGTGCTGGAGCTGGTGTTCTCCTACCTGGAGCTGTGGGAGCTGCGCAGCTGCGCGCTGGTCTGCCGGCTGTGGCACCACGTCCTGCACGGCGACGAGAACAGCGAGGTGTGGCGCAGCCTGGCCGCCCGCAGCCTGGCCGAGGAGGCGCTGCGCACTGACATCCTCTGCAACGTGCCCACCTACAAGGGCAAG GTACGGGCCTTTCAACATGCTTTCAGTACCAATGACTGCTCCAGGAATGTGTACATCAAGAAAAATGGATTTACATTGCACCGGAACCCCATTGCTCAGAGCACAGATGGGGCAAGGACCAAGATTGGTTTCAGCGAGGGTCGTCATGCTTGGGAAGTTTGGTGGGAGGGGCCTCTTGGCACAGTGGCAGTAATTGGAATTGCCACAAAACGGGCTCCCATGCAGTGTCAGGGCTATGTAGCACTGCTGGGCAGTGATGACCAGAGTTGGGGATGGAATCTGGTGGACAATAATTTGCTACATAATGGAGAAGTAAATGGCAGTTTCCCACAGTGCAATAATGCACCAAAATACCAG ATAGGTGAGAGGATTCGAGTCATCTTGGACATGGAAGACAAGACATTAGCCTTTGAGCGGGGCTATGAGTTCTTGGGAGTTGCATTCAGAGGATTGCCAAAGGCCTGCCTATATCCAGCAGTGTCTGCTGTGTATGGCAACACAGAGGTGACTTTGGTCTACCTGGGAAAACCTCTAGATGGATAA